The DNA region AATTGGGATAAGTATGAGACTTGCACCGCCTCCACATATTGCACTTAACCAAAATGCAACTATAGTTAATATAAATAAAATGAATATAAGCATACTTTGATTCTTTAGTTAAAAAGATATTGATCCACAAAAAGAGGTAGTAAAACTGAATTCATTTTGTAGAAAAAAGAACTATAACTTATACTTTTCGTATTTAAATAAAAATTAACATTGGAATAATTTCTCCGAATAATTACTTTTGAGTTATGAAAAGAGCAGATTTATTGACGATAACTATAATGATGTTTCTATTTTTCCTTTCTTTCATGATTTATAGAGCATATTACTTTTAATTTTAGTAACACATTCAGACGTTAAAAGCACGCTATTTTATCATTTTGATAGGATTTAAGTCCTCTGTATTTTGTTATATTTGGTTTAGCAGCAAGATATATAAATTTAAATTTTAAACATTATGACAAAAGATCTAGTTGTTCATAACGAAGCGCGAGCCGAATTTCTAAAAGGAACAAATAAGTGTGGAATTTTAATCATCCATGGATTTACAGGGAGTACGCAGAGTATGCGCCTCTATGGATATGCCTTAAATGAAAAAGGATTTACCGTTTTGATGCCAAGGCTTTCCGGTCATGGCACCACTCCTGAAGATATGGAACAAACTACTTACCTAGAATGGATTAAGGATGTTGAAACGGCCTATTATCAATTGGCTTCAGAAGTAGACAATGTATTTGTAGCTGGCTTGTCTATGGGAGGTTCGCTCACATTATACTTAGCAGAAAACTATCCTATAAAAGCAATTGCAACTATAAATGCAGCCTCAATGAATCTCCCAGCATTCGAATCTATATTTCAAGATGATAATTCGCCAGATTTTATTAAAGGAATTGGTTCTGACATTAAGAAAGAGGGAATAAAAGAATGGGCATATAGTAAGACACCTAAGAAATCGATTGGAGAAATATTAAAATTGGAAAAAATATTAGATGAAAATTTATCCAAAATAACGACCCCAACTATCATATTCTCTTCTAATGAGGATCATGTAGTACCTCCTCCTCATTCACAAAATATTTATGATAAAATCAGTAGTAAAACTAAAAAATTGATTCATTTAGAAAATAGCTATCATGTCGCCACTTTAGACAATGACCTTGCGATAATTGTTGAAGAAACCAATCATTTTTTTCATCAATATATTTAGATTTAGAAAAGTACACAAGTGCAATTGTGTACTTTTTTATAGTTTGTATACATTGTATCAAGGCAAATAATATATTTGAACCGATAAACAAGTTTAATATGATGTATAAAGCGCAAAACGTAACTGACACGCCCAATAACAATACCATTTTTATGGTTTGGAATTTTAAAGAGGTATTAGAATTGAACGATTCATTTGAAAGACTCTGTGCACTCATTATTAATTTGAACAATACAGCACAGATTCGATCTACTGTAAATAAGGCAAGTATTGTCTTAGGAATTGGTTACAATGCTTGGATCAATTTAAAATTACCAGCACCCTTACCCAAAGAACTCATTGAATTTCAACCTATAAAAGGAGAAAAGCATATTGCCGTCGCTACCAATGGCGACTTACATATACACATACGAGCGAATAATCAAAGCTATTGTATGGATATGGCAGGAGAAATTTCAAATATTTTAAATAATGTAGCGGATTGTACAGAGGAAGTGCATGGATTTAGATATTGGGATGGGCGCAGTATATTGGGTTTTGTTGATGGCACCGAAAACCCACAAGGAGAAGATCGAGATTATTTTGGGATAATTGGAAATGAAGACGAACGATTTAAAGGAGGAAGTTACTTATTTGTTCAGAAATATATCCATAATCTGACAGCATGGAAATCATTAAATACAAAAGAACAAGAAAATGTAATTGGTCGTAGCAAAGCGGACGACATCGAAATGTCAGATGAAAAAAAACCTGCAAATTCACACTCCGCATTGGCAAATGTGGGAGACGATTTAAAAATTGTTCGTGACAACATGCCTTTCGGAAATATTGCCAAAAATGAAATGGGAACTTATTTCCTTGCTTATGCGAGCACTTTTAGTACCGTAAAAAAAATGTTAACCAAAATGTTTATTGGTGATCCTGTCGGCAACTATGATAGGATTTTGGATTTTAGTGAAGCAAAAACAGGTTCATTATTTTTCTGTCCATCTATCCCAATGTTGAAGGATTTTGCTGGATAAATGGATAAATGATGTGTTGAAATTGGTAAATGTCCTACGTTTAAATCTATAGTAAAAATATGCCTAAAGAGCACTTAGCTTCTTTAGGCATTTAATATATTAATACTCTACATATGTAATCTTCTTTATAGAAGGATTTTTAGAGTCAAAGCTAAGTTTGTGTTTATACGAAGTAAATGACACACTTACTTTGTATACATCACCAGAAGCATCTTCGAAATAATATTCTCCTGATTTATTTGCTTTGAAGTATAAAACATAATTATAAATCGACCAAGAAGCTTTTTTTAATTCATAACTTTCAACATGCACTTTGGTTACAACTTCTGAAGGGCATCTTCCATGAGTGCCTATTTCCCAATCAACATTTACAGAGTTAGATTCACCCTTTAATATACTACTATCATTTTCAAGTGAAACTTCGTATGCCTTACCATTTTTAGATAAAATAACACCTAGTGTTTCATTTGGAGTTGTGATTTCCATCATTTAAATTTTTAGATTAATAATTAAAAGAATTCTGACGTCAGTTTTTCAAATTTCAAACAAAATGATTGAATTTCGGATTTTTTAAGCGGGACATTTAGGGGACTTATATTGGACAAATAAGGGACATAAATCAATATCAATTTTTATATATAAAAATATCCCTCGAAAAGAAATAAAAGGAATGTCCCCTTTAAGGTGGTAATTAACTATTTACAAATTCATATTTTTTAGCGAAAATTTAAATAAATGGAAAGAATTCGAGGTTTTACAAATTATTTAAACCTAACATTAG from Rhizosphaericola mali includes:
- a CDS encoding alpha/beta hydrolase, with product MTKDLVVHNEARAEFLKGTNKCGILIIHGFTGSTQSMRLYGYALNEKGFTVLMPRLSGHGTTPEDMEQTTYLEWIKDVETAYYQLASEVDNVFVAGLSMGGSLTLYLAENYPIKAIATINAASMNLPAFESIFQDDNSPDFIKGIGSDIKKEGIKEWAYSKTPKKSIGEILKLEKILDENLSKITTPTIIFSSNEDHVVPPPHSQNIYDKISSKTKKLIHLENSYHVATLDNDLAIIVEETNHFFHQYI
- a CDS encoding Dyp-type peroxidase, with amino-acid sequence MMYKAQNVTDTPNNNTIFMVWNFKEVLELNDSFERLCALIINLNNTAQIRSTVNKASIVLGIGYNAWINLKLPAPLPKELIEFQPIKGEKHIAVATNGDLHIHIRANNQSYCMDMAGEISNILNNVADCTEEVHGFRYWDGRSILGFVDGTENPQGEDRDYFGIIGNEDERFKGGSYLFVQKYIHNLTAWKSLNTKEQENVIGRSKADDIEMSDEKKPANSHSALANVGDDLKIVRDNMPFGNIAKNEMGTYFLAYASTFSTVKKMLTKMFIGDPVGNYDRILDFSEAKTGSLFFCPSIPMLKDFAG